From a single Metopolophium dirhodum isolate CAU chromosome 6, ASM1992520v1, whole genome shotgun sequence genomic region:
- the LOC132947140 gene encoding uncharacterized protein LOC132947140, whose protein sequence is MSNIVALETSPKSTIQSVTDNYFEVFDVLQQNRAKTLESRDIKSPPAHCRRYKSTPNVALQKNSAGADEPETEWPFTTGIIMRRYKSMPNMALQRSNSADDVPDIELPSITSMVELQVSTDLSSTELSVTAPATAEVDEIEAPSNISSSLPRVRPIEADVLQSSLMCNTAAVQFDGAEFENCSTKPSVHQAANGIQDMVVTRGGCSDAVSNPTVTAVFPRHDVLDIELPSVASMVELQVSTDLSSTELSVTAPATAEVDEIEAPSNISSSLPHVRPIEADVLQSSPAHNTAALQFDGDESINCPAKPSVHQANGIRDMVVTRGGCSDAVTNPTVTAVIPKRRSLWSRTKRFVRRMLCCGAVSA, encoded by the coding sequence ATGTCAAATATTGTAGCACTGGAAACTTCGCCCAAATCCACGATCCAGTCCGTTACCGACAATTATTTCGAGGTTTTCGACGTGCTCCAGCAAAATCGAGCGAAAACGTTGGAATCTCGAGATATCAAGAGTCCACCGGCGCACTGCAGGCGATATAAATCGACGCCTAATGTGGCTCTGCAGAAGAACTCCGCAGGTGCAGATGAACCCGAGACCGAGTGGCCGTTTACAACCGGAATTATTATGCGACGATATAAATCGATGCCTAATATGGCTCTGCAACGATCTAACTCCGCAGACGATGTACCCGATATCGAGTTACCTTCCATCACGTCCATGGTGGAGTTGCAAGTTTCGACAGATTTATCGTCCACCGAGTTGTCAGTAACGGCACCTGCCACTGCAGAAGTTGACGAGATCGAGGCGCCGTCCAACATCTCGTCATCTTTGCCACGTGTTCGGCCGATCGAAGCCGACGTGCTACAGTCAAGTCTGATGTGTAACACGGCAGCAGTGCAGTTTGATGGTGCCGAGTTTGAAAACTGTTCGACGAAACCATCGGTCCATCAGGCTGCAAATGGTATCCAGGATATGGTGGTAACCCGCGGCGGCTGCAGTGACGCAGTCTCGAACCCGACGGTAACCGCGGTATTTCCCAGACACGATGTACTCGATATCGAGTTACCTTCCGTTGCATCCATGGTGGAGTTGCAAGTTTCGACAGATTTATCGTCCACCGAGTTGTCAGTAACGGCACCTGCCACTGCAGAAGTTGACGAGATCGAGGCGCCGTCCAACATCTCGTCATCTTTGCCACATGTTCGGCCGATCGAAGCCGACGTGCTGCAGTCTAGTCCGGCGCACAACACGGCAGCGCTGCAGTTTGACGGCGACGAGTCTATAAATTGTCCGGCGAAACCATCGGTCCACCAGGCAAATGGTATCCGGGATATGGTGGTAACCCGCGGCGGCTGCAGTGATGCAGTCACGAACCCGACGGTAACCGCGGTAATTCCCAAACGCCGCTCTCTGTGGAGCCGGACGAAGAGATTCGTCCGGCGAATGCTTTGTTGCGGCGCTGTATCGGCATAG